AAGTTATTTAGCATATGAAACTTTGGAAATAAAATTATAGTTTGGGGGAGAATTTATGAAAAAAGTTTTTTTAGGAATGTTTTTTATTTATAGCACTATTTTTGCTATAGAAAACTTAGAAACAAGTAATAATCAAAAATTAAACAAAGTAGAAGGGCTCGACTTAATAGCAATATTAGTAGAAAATGAAAATTATAATTTGGCTAATGATTTATTAAAAAATTTATCTGTTGAAGAAAAACAAGGGGAAAAATATTATAAAAATTTAGCAAAAATAAAAAATGGTCTTTCTGAAAAGGATGAAGCAATAAAATATTATAAATATATTTTAGAAAATTTTGATAATATTGATAAATTATATTACAATTTTGAATTATTAAAAATATATGTAACTGATGAAAAATATAATAATGAAGTTATAAAAACTATAAAAAAAATCAAAAAATTTAAACTAGATAAAAAAAGTAAAAATAAATTAAAAGAACTTGAAAGAATTTATAAGAAAAAAGCTAATATTGAATATCTAAAAAATATAGAGTTAGGATTAGGATATAATGACAATTTATATACATTAAAAGAAAATAAAATTGGAGATATGTATACAAATATGAACTTTACTCTAATGGGAGTTAATAAAATATCAGACAATTATAATCTTACTTTTTTTACCTCTTATAGAAATCAACTTTATTCAAAAGAAACTACTAAAACAAATCATAATATATTTATAGGAGGACAACCTCAATATTTTATTAATGATACATTAAATATATCAGCGCCTAGTATGTTT
This window of the Hypnocyclicus thermotrophus genome carries:
- a CDS encoding tetratricopeptide repeat protein; the protein is MKKVFLGMFFIYSTIFAIENLETSNNQKLNKVEGLDLIAILVENENYNLANDLLKNLSVEEKQGEKYYKNLAKIKNGLSEKDEAIKYYKYILENFDNIDKLYYNFELLKIYVTDEKYNNEVIKTIKKIKKFKLDKKSKNKLKELERIYKKKANIEYLKNIELGLGYNDNLYTLKENKIGDMYTNMNFTLMGVNKISDNYNLTFFTSYRNQLYSKETTKTNHNIFIGGQPQYFINDTLNISAPSMFKLTFENGKYSEFGINIGVLSFKTINDKSNINFGIDIGYKNNKIDNYKGTTMTLYSTYNYLDQKEILNTINFITGKEKYNESTYDNNYINIGINRTQKFKEKYNMNYGYILSYKLNSLEIDGVKKKDISHNIAGNISGKTIWEMNWSVGYTFIYGNSNINSYDYINNIISTTLSREF